The following proteins come from a genomic window of Mucinivorans hirudinis:
- a CDS encoding Small-conductance mechanosensitive channel: MAYFLNFLSSTSEVIDSVSKTFTTAARDIAQAAASKEKFWLINDFNKILTDHGVGERIADLLAFVAACGVLTVIVWFIDRILVKISLAKIKRWVSRTNSDIDDVFFEHKFFHRLLQLVPLVVLLYLANIIFAGFSAGMILLVNLLVKSIIIFGILLVVYSLLDVWNELHSRRPLSNQKYIKGYIQVAKIVFGFIAGILIISTLAQKELSTLLIGLGTAAALFSLVFKDTILGFVASIQLSAQDMVRIGDWISMPSKNADGTVIEINVNSVKVQNWDNTVTMIPIYSMVSESFTNWRAMEQSGGRRFTRNFHVNIESVKFADAKFLDRIREDVAVENHYQEMVELARQSSCGETMTNLALFRAHIELFVKTIPEINENLPLFVRYTPEITDKGIGIEIYAFSYKKTATELDPILRMIVEYVVASTRIFEIVLFQSPTGEDFRKVL, translated from the coding sequence ATGGCATATTTTTTGAATTTTTTATCATCCACATCAGAGGTTATTGACTCTGTTTCCAAAACTTTTACCACTGCCGCGCGCGACATTGCCCAGGCAGCTGCGAGTAAAGAGAAGTTTTGGCTTATCAACGACTTTAATAAAATACTTACCGACCACGGCGTGGGTGAGCGGATTGCCGACCTGTTGGCTTTTGTTGCCGCTTGTGGGGTTTTGACTGTTATTGTGTGGTTCATTGACAGAATTTTGGTGAAGATCTCGCTTGCTAAAATCAAGAGGTGGGTTTCGCGCACCAACTCAGATATTGATGATGTTTTCTTTGAGCACAAATTTTTTCATCGCCTCCTTCAACTCGTTCCCCTTGTGGTTCTTCTCTACTTGGCAAACATAATTTTTGCCGGCTTTTCGGCTGGTATGATTCTATTGGTCAATCTTTTGGTGAAATCAATTATAATATTCGGGATATTATTGGTGGTCTACTCTCTGCTGGATGTATGGAACGAACTACACAGCCGCCGACCGCTCTCCAACCAAAAATATATCAAGGGGTATATTCAAGTCGCCAAGATAGTCTTCGGATTCATTGCCGGCATACTCATCATCTCGACCCTTGCTCAGAAAGAACTCTCGACTTTGCTGATAGGTTTGGGAACGGCGGCGGCGTTGTTTTCCTTGGTTTTCAAGGACACTATACTCGGCTTTGTGGCTTCCATTCAGCTCTCGGCACAGGATATGGTTAGAATTGGCGATTGGATTTCTATGCCCTCCAAGAATGCTGACGGTACGGTCATAGAGATAAATGTTAATTCGGTAAAAGTGCAGAATTGGGACAATACGGTTACAATGATACCCATTTACAGTATGGTGAGCGAGAGTTTTACAAACTGGCGCGCAATGGAGCAGAGTGGGGGGCGACGCTTCACCCGCAACTTTCACGTTAATATAGAATCGGTAAAGTTTGCGGACGCTAAATTCTTGGACAGAATACGCGAAGATGTTGCGGTGGAGAACCATTACCAAGAGATGGTAGAGCTGGCGCGCCAGTCGAGCTGCGGCGAGACAATGACCAATTTAGCCCTCTTCCGTGCCCATATTGAACTATTTGTCAAGACAATACCCGAGATTAACGAAAATCTGCCTCTCTTTGTGCGCTACACGCCCGAGATTACGGACAAAGGTATCGGCATAGAAATTTATGCTTTTTCGTACAAAAAGACCGCAACTGAGTTAGACCCAATTCTGAGAATGATAGTTGAGTATGTGGTGGCTTCGACCCGCATATTCGAGATAGTCCTCTTCCAGAGTCCAACGGGTGAAGATTTTCGCAAGGTGTTGTAG
- a CDS encoding Protein-export membrane protein SecD / Protein-export membrane protein SecF produces MQNKGAFRFFAILLAVACAFQLSFTFVTQSVQKKSEGMSAEQQSAYLDSMKSQVVYNLGFTKYTYGECLEREINLGLDLRGGMNVTLEIAVEDIVRALAGSNAQTPAFQAAVAAAKKAQASSTDDFITLFANEFIKANPTTTLASVFGTMELRDKVLPSSTNDEVIKVLRAEADGAINNSFNILSRRIDRFGVVQPNIQRLDQSGRILVELPGVKDPERVRKLLQGTANLEFWTTYTAAEIAPYMVQANSIVTSMAADTTSTTTVSEVIEQTPDTDSTDNIVASLTATDSTKVDPTQSSLLSYLQISQGDSPVIGMAMSFDTTKVNRYLNMPQVRALFPRDAKFMWSVKGIKGNAQVYELYAIKGTSDGRAPLDGSAIESASGQHSDMSSSSEVTMNMNAAGARTWARLTADNVEKFIAVVLDETVYSCPRVKSEITGGRSQITGDFSLQEAKDLANVLESGKLPAPARIVQEAIVGPSLGQESINSGMTSFILAFALVLIYMIFFYSRAGLVSSFALIANLFFLFGVLVSFGAVLTLPGIAGIVLTMGMAVDANVIIFERIKEELKAGKGLSLSVKDGFKNAYSAIIDGNMTTLITGIVLFIFGTGPVQGFATTLIIGIITSLFCAIFITRLIFEPMLEKGKDISFSNKLTRNFLDNTKFDFIKARKITYIISAIVFSVTIISLATRGLQQGIDFTGGRTYIVRFDKDVTANEVRTALQNVFTDDCLVKQFGTKEQMQMSITTQYKYNDDDPGVTNEINVMMYNALKSFYNGNISESDFTTTVANPLGIISSQKVNASIAHDIVINSYIAVFFALIMIGLYIALRFRKWQYGMGGIISLLHDAVITIGVFSLFYTVMPFNMSVDQSFIAAILTIIGYSINDTVIIFDRIRENIHNHPRRTLKENMNNAMNQTLARTVNTAGTTIVVLLAIFIFGGEVIRGFIFALLFGVFIGTFSSIFVATPVAYDFMMRKLKKEEAAKK; encoded by the coding sequence ATGCAGAACAAAGGCGCATTCAGATTTTTTGCAATCCTGCTTGCCGTAGCTTGCGCATTCCAGTTATCGTTCACTTTTGTAACGCAGAGCGTGCAGAAGAAGAGCGAGGGAATGTCGGCGGAGCAACAGAGTGCTTATTTGGACTCAATGAAGTCTCAGGTGGTGTACAACCTCGGTTTCACAAAGTACACTTATGGCGAATGTCTCGAGAGAGAGATTAACCTTGGTCTCGACCTCCGCGGCGGTATGAACGTAACGCTCGAAATTGCCGTTGAGGACATCGTAAGAGCTCTTGCCGGCTCGAACGCTCAAACTCCCGCTTTCCAAGCAGCAGTTGCCGCAGCCAAAAAGGCACAAGCAAGCTCTACGGACGACTTTATCACTCTCTTTGCCAATGAGTTCATAAAGGCTAATCCAACAACGACACTTGCGTCGGTATTTGGTACAATGGAGCTTCGCGACAAGGTGCTACCTTCATCCACTAACGACGAAGTTATCAAAGTATTGCGCGCAGAGGCAGATGGTGCTATCAACAATTCGTTCAACATCCTATCGCGCCGTATCGACCGCTTTGGTGTGGTACAGCCCAACATTCAACGTCTCGACCAATCGGGGCGTATCCTTGTTGAGCTTCCCGGCGTGAAAGACCCCGAGCGTGTGCGTAAACTGTTGCAAGGTACTGCCAACCTCGAGTTCTGGACAACTTACACAGCTGCCGAGATTGCACCTTATATGGTTCAGGCTAACTCGATTGTGACTTCGATGGCTGCCGATACAACTTCGACAACAACTGTATCGGAAGTTATTGAGCAGACTCCTGACACGGATTCCACCGATAATATCGTGGCATCGCTCACAGCAACAGACTCAACCAAGGTAGACCCCACACAGAGTTCGCTACTTAGCTACCTCCAAATAAGTCAAGGTGATTCACCCGTTATCGGTATGGCAATGTCTTTCGACACAACCAAGGTGAACCGCTACCTCAATATGCCTCAGGTACGCGCACTATTCCCCCGCGATGCCAAGTTTATGTGGTCTGTAAAGGGAATCAAGGGCAATGCACAAGTGTATGAACTTTACGCAATCAAAGGTACTTCGGATGGACGTGCTCCGCTGGATGGATCGGCAATCGAAAGTGCATCGGGACAACACTCGGATATGAGTTCGTCTTCGGAAGTTACGATGAATATGAATGCGGCGGGTGCAAGAACTTGGGCGCGACTTACGGCTGATAATGTAGAAAAGTTTATCGCCGTTGTCCTCGATGAGACAGTTTATAGCTGTCCACGTGTTAAAAGCGAAATCACAGGCGGACGCTCGCAAATCACCGGCGACTTCTCCCTGCAAGAGGCTAAGGACTTGGCAAACGTACTCGAATCGGGTAAATTGCCCGCTCCGGCACGTATCGTACAAGAGGCGATTGTTGGTCCTTCGCTGGGTCAAGAGTCCATCAACTCGGGTATGACCTCGTTCATTCTAGCATTCGCACTGGTGCTTATCTATATGATTTTCTTCTACAGCCGTGCAGGTCTTGTATCGTCATTCGCACTTATTGCAAACTTGTTCTTCTTGTTCGGTGTCTTGGTTAGCTTCGGTGCGGTGCTCACGCTGCCCGGTATTGCCGGTATTGTCCTTACGATGGGTATGGCGGTGGATGCCAACGTTATCATCTTCGAGCGTATCAAAGAGGAACTGAAGGCGGGCAAGGGGCTTTCGCTCTCCGTGAAAGATGGTTTCAAGAATGCCTACTCGGCAATTATCGACGGTAATATGACAACACTCATCACCGGTATTGTCCTCTTTATCTTCGGTACGGGTCCCGTGCAAGGTTTCGCAACGACACTTATTATAGGTATCATCACCTCATTATTCTGCGCAATCTTTATCACTCGCCTTATTTTCGAACCTATGTTGGAAAAAGGAAAGGATATCAGCTTCAGCAATAAACTAACGCGTAACTTCCTAGACAACACAAAATTCGACTTTATCAAGGCACGTAAGATTACCTATATAATTTCGGCTATCGTATTCTCTGTTACAATCATCTCGCTCGCAACGCGCGGCTTGCAACAAGGTATCGACTTCACAGGTGGTCGCACATATATTGTACGCTTTGACAAGGATGTTACTGCCAATGAGGTTCGCACGGCGCTGCAAAATGTCTTTACGGACGACTGTCTTGTTAAACAGTTCGGTACCAAGGAGCAGATGCAGATGTCCATCACGACTCAGTATAAATATAACGATGATGACCCGGGCGTAACCAACGAAATCAACGTTATGATGTACAACGCGTTGAAGTCTTTCTACAATGGTAATATCTCGGAGTCGGACTTCACCACAACCGTTGCCAACCCTCTGGGTATAATCTCTTCACAGAAGGTTAATGCCTCCATAGCTCACGATATTGTTATCAACTCATACATCGCCGTATTCTTCGCGCTCATTATGATTGGTCTCTATATCGCGTTGCGCTTCCGCAAATGGCAATATGGTATGGGTGGTATCATATCGTTGTTACACGATGCGGTGATTACAATCGGTGTATTCTCGCTGTTCTATACCGTTATGCCGTTCAATATGTCGGTAGACCAGTCGTTCATTGCGGCGATTCTGACAATCATCGGTTACTCAATCAACGACACCGTGATTATCTTTGACCGTATCCGCGAGAATATCCACAACCATCCTCGCCGCACGCTCAAAGAGAATATGAACAATGCGATGAACCAAACTCTGGCACGTACGGTGAATACTGCCGGTACTACTATCGTGGTGCTTTTGGCAATCTTCATCTTCGGTGGTGAGGTTATCCGTGGCTTCATATTTGCGTTGTTGTTCGGTGTGTTTATCGGTACATTCTCCTCTATATTTGTGGCTACACCGGTGGCTTACGACTTTATGATGAGAAAACTCAAAAAAGAGGAGGCTGCTAAGAAGTAG
- a CDS encoding glycosyl transferase family 2, producing MEKISVIIPLYNTAEYIGRCIDSVLGQGVDAQIIVVDDCSTDSSREIVRGYGERVRLICQPQNRRQAAARNVGMEVMTGEWFFFLDSDDELAEGALQDMLVAAAEEDVDWVEGAFKTVYEDRTVIQSHSKGRYSSAMEVARNFDKLNFSNVTAKLFNSRLKDIRFDEQIYFEDELWIMEAYRRVQTIKVIEKPVYIRYVRQGSTMMSRYSEAKIESLLKITERICASNPDKNQQHKAVYVALTLIKNIYITDFPKNYRKEILRKLFATGVCKMYCNRDVLPPLTGAMSLLLPMRRRWVFELLFKIPIHTASKLG from the coding sequence ATGGAGAAAATCAGCGTTATAATTCCCCTCTACAACACGGCTGAGTATATTGGTCGTTGCATTGACTCGGTTCTGGGGCAGGGTGTTGATGCTCAGATAATCGTTGTGGACGATTGCAGCACCGACTCCTCGCGAGAGATTGTCAGAGGCTATGGTGAGCGGGTGAGGTTGATATGCCAGCCCCAAAATCGCCGGCAGGCTGCCGCGCGAAATGTCGGGATGGAGGTGATGACAGGCGAATGGTTCTTCTTTCTGGACTCGGACGACGAACTGGCTGAGGGTGCTTTGCAAGATATGCTGGTGGCGGCAGCTGAGGAGGATGTAGATTGGGTGGAGGGGGCGTTTAAGACTGTGTATGAGGATAGAACGGTTATTCAATCCCACAGCAAGGGGCGATACTCTTCGGCGATGGAGGTAGCACGAAATTTCGACAAGCTCAATTTTTCAAACGTTACAGCCAAACTTTTTAACAGTCGCTTGAAGGATATTCGTTTCGACGAGCAGATATATTTCGAGGACGAGCTCTGGATAATGGAGGCATACCGCCGTGTGCAGACCATCAAGGTCATAGAAAAGCCGGTTTATATCCGCTATGTGCGCCAAGGCTCGACGATGATGAGCCGATATAGCGAAGCAAAAATCGAATCCCTGCTGAAAATTACGGAACGAATCTGTGCCTCGAACCCCGACAAAAACCAGCAGCACAAGGCTGTTTACGTGGCGCTTACGCTGATTAAAAATATTTACATAACAGATTTTCCAAAGAATTACCGCAAAGAAATTCTACGAAAACTATTTGCCACCGGTGTCTGCAAAATGTATTGCAACCGAGATGTTTTGCCACCGCTCACCGGCGCGATGAGCCTGCTGCTGCCAATGAGGCGGAGGTGGGTCTTCGAGTTGCTCTTCAAAATTCCCATACATACTGCGTCAAAGCTGGGATAG
- a CDS encoding putative glycosyl transferase, whose product MPTISIIAIFYNSAAYVDKCLGSILAQQGVDFELIAVDDASPTDNTLEKLEEYAARDERVRVIRHDENRGISAARNTGMAAARGEWFLLIDGDDWLETGALQTLYKNCSPEVDWVQGSYRFVDEQGEQVLLKQFVNSHFTTREQIVAGYEQSEFKLVHNCLINRRLIDIQFWDGAVWEDLIWKHCAYYRVCNIVTISDITYNYLVRCSSLSNSKQVFSPAGVIWGSRFVDMLSEKGLDVNLRKVVANRVPRLLRDLYVCDFTAQFRRETRLRLGAAIDMHEDLATLPPFTRAIYRMRHLPDFAIRIFALCYKKWRKSAL is encoded by the coding sequence ATGCCAACAATCAGCATAATAGCAATTTTTTACAACTCGGCGGCTTACGTGGATAAGTGCCTTGGGTCGATTCTCGCTCAGCAGGGGGTCGATTTTGAATTAATAGCCGTGGACGATGCCTCGCCCACGGACAATACTCTCGAAAAGTTGGAGGAGTATGCGGCTAGAGATGAGAGGGTCAGAGTGATAAGGCACGACGAGAATCGCGGCATTTCGGCAGCGCGTAACACGGGAATGGCGGCGGCACGGGGCGAGTGGTTTTTGTTGATTGACGGCGATGATTGGTTAGAAACCGGTGCTCTACAAACACTGTATAAAAATTGTTCGCCCGAGGTTGATTGGGTACAGGGGAGCTATCGCTTTGTGGATGAACAAGGGGAGCAGGTGCTGCTTAAACAGTTCGTAAATTCTCACTTCACCACTCGCGAGCAAATAGTGGCAGGGTATGAACAGAGTGAATTTAAGCTGGTGCATAACTGCTTGATAAACCGCCGATTGATAGATATACAATTTTGGGATGGGGCAGTGTGGGAGGATTTGATTTGGAAACATTGCGCCTACTATCGTGTGTGTAATATAGTTACAATAAGCGATATAACATACAACTATTTGGTTCGTTGCTCATCGCTCTCCAATAGTAAACAGGTTTTCAGCCCTGCCGGGGTGATTTGGGGTTCGCGCTTTGTGGATATGCTGTCTGAGAAAGGTTTGGACGTTAATCTCAGAAAAGTTGTGGCGAACCGCGTGCCACGCTTACTACGTGATTTGTATGTGTGCGATTTCACGGCTCAGTTTAGGAGGGAGACGCGACTCAGACTTGGTGCGGCTATCGATATGCACGAAGATTTGGCAACGCTACCACCCTTCACCCGCGCGATTTACCGAATGCGCCACCTACCCGATTTCGCGATACGAATCTTCGCCTTATGCTACAAAAAATGGAGAAAATCAGCGTTATAA
- a CDS encoding methyltransferase (FkbM family domain protein), whose protein sequence is MNLKKTLMMRLSSDSELNRAIRDIKRYIREDNSDPIFACEVLAKLRRKYWLFQGEWHNFVNELIAEHYGDNIIEFDGLSFVADKSLAMEYADIFVDEKRVETDRLLSLILGWNIADGCYQTEEVAIKEGDTVIDAGANMGLFSVMAARMGAAKIYAFEPVAASAEKLRRNLELNNITDKVIIEPLGVSECECTVKMFVEGGAAASFVIERGGRCESVRCVSVDEWVGRNGIDRVDFIKADVEGAERLMLKGAQETLKKFAPRLAICTYHLPDDPEVIEGLILKANPAYKIYHTPKKIFAKV, encoded by the coding sequence ATGAATCTGAAAAAAACATTGATGATGCGTCTAAGCTCTGATAGTGAGTTGAACAGGGCTATACGAGATATTAAACGATATATCCGCGAGGATAACTCCGACCCCATTTTTGCCTGCGAGGTATTGGCAAAACTGCGCCGCAAATATTGGCTATTTCAGGGTGAGTGGCATAACTTTGTAAATGAGTTGATTGCCGAGCATTACGGAGATAATATTATAGAATTTGACGGGTTGAGTTTCGTTGCCGATAAGAGTTTGGCGATGGAGTACGCCGATATTTTTGTGGATGAGAAGAGGGTTGAGACAGATAGGTTGCTTTCTCTGATTTTGGGATGGAACATTGCGGATGGCTGTTATCAAACGGAGGAGGTTGCTATAAAAGAGGGTGATACGGTCATTGATGCAGGGGCAAATATGGGGCTATTTTCTGTGATGGCGGCACGAATGGGGGCGGCGAAGATTTACGCTTTCGAGCCGGTGGCAGCCTCGGCTGAGAAGCTACGTAGGAATTTGGAATTGAATAATATAACAGATAAAGTTATTATAGAGCCATTGGGGGTGAGTGAGTGTGAGTGCACGGTGAAGATGTTTGTGGAGGGGGGTGCGGCTGCAAGTTTTGTCATTGAGCGGGGCGGACGGTGCGAGAGTGTGCGGTGCGTGAGTGTTGATGAGTGGGTGGGGCGCAATGGCATTGACCGTGTGGACTTTATTAAGGCAGATGTTGAGGGGGCAGAGCGACTGATGCTGAAAGGTGCGCAAGAGACTCTCAAAAAATTTGCGCCGCGATTGGCAATTTGCACCTACCACCTACCGGACGACCCCGAGGTTATTGAGGGCTTGATTTTGAAAGCAAATCCCGCCTATAAGATTTATCATACTCCGAAAAAGATTTTTGCAAAGGTGTGA
- a CDS encoding Conserved membrane protein YngA translates to MKLSITKFVRFGLVGTTGFLVDFSMTWLWLSLIGINEYAANTIGFTVAATTNYILNRRFTWRSKNPNIRREYLRFLAVSLAGLGINSLVIYLFQLLLSDFAINFAGVQLQGFWLAKIIATGVVLLWNFFANNFFTFRVRG, encoded by the coding sequence GTGAAATTGTCAATTACAAAATTTGTACGCTTCGGCTTGGTGGGTACTACGGGTTTTCTCGTAGACTTCTCGATGACGTGGCTATGGTTAAGCCTCATCGGAATCAATGAGTATGCAGCCAACACAATCGGCTTTACCGTGGCAGCCACAACAAACTATATCCTCAACCGCCGCTTCACCTGGCGCAGCAAAAACCCCAACATCCGCCGCGAATACCTGCGATTCTTAGCCGTATCCCTCGCCGGACTTGGCATCAACAGTTTAGTTATCTACCTCTTCCAGCTCCTGCTGAGCGACTTTGCAATAAACTTTGCGGGTGTGCAGCTCCAAGGCTTTTGGTTGGCAAAAATCATTGCTACGGGCGTAGTACTACTCTGGAACTTCTTTGCCAATAATTTCTTTACTTTTCGGGTGAGAGGCTAA
- a CDS encoding Putative periplasmic ATP/GTP-binding protein, with product MKKSLLLFALLATVAIAGAQPNVDVFTENLKFCEGTTPYKGMMLVSNFGCDELDPLNNKGKGYIAAFDEEGFRKIFIKNDGYLSAPKGMRVVNNRLFIADVNKVVVYDLERVNYSTPTVVEMPAGEAFVNDITNIGDLVIVSVTNTGNIYGINAPKGSIGKPQLLGSVTGANGMVVNGNMLYVASYNPSGKPDESNVIYSIDLTAAQPQAEKLIPNLPMGMYDGIALSEDGETLYFTSWIGGAKGKGALYKWKVDGSEKYQLIDIGFDLSGPADISIKDGFLYLPDLVESRLYKIEL from the coding sequence ATGAAAAAGTCACTACTTCTTTTCGCCTTGCTGGCAACAGTTGCCATAGCCGGGGCGCAACCCAACGTGGATGTGTTCACCGAAAACCTGAAATTCTGCGAGGGGACAACACCCTACAAGGGTATGATGCTTGTTAGCAACTTCGGCTGTGACGAGTTAGACCCGCTCAATAACAAGGGCAAGGGCTATATAGCAGCTTTTGACGAGGAGGGTTTTCGTAAGATTTTTATCAAGAACGACGGCTACCTCTCTGCTCCCAAAGGGATGCGAGTGGTGAATAACCGCTTGTTTATTGCTGACGTTAATAAGGTTGTGGTTTATGACCTGGAGCGGGTGAACTACTCAACACCAACGGTTGTGGAGATGCCCGCGGGTGAGGCGTTTGTTAATGATATTACCAATATCGGCGATTTGGTGATAGTGTCGGTCACCAATACGGGCAATATTTACGGCATCAATGCGCCCAAGGGCAGCATCGGTAAGCCGCAACTGCTGGGTAGCGTTACGGGAGCTAATGGTATGGTTGTTAATGGCAATATGCTCTATGTGGCATCCTATAATCCGAGTGGAAAACCGGACGAGAGCAATGTGATTTATTCCATTGATTTGACGGCGGCGCAACCACAGGCAGAGAAGTTAATTCCGAATCTGCCAATGGGTATGTACGATGGCATTGCATTGAGCGAGGATGGCGAGACGCTATATTTCACCTCGTGGATAGGCGGCGCAAAGGGTAAAGGGGCACTCTATAAATGGAAGGTGGACGGCAGCGAAAAGTACCAACTTATTGACATAGGTTTCGATTTGAGCGGACCCGCCGACATATCAATCAAGGACGGCTTCCTATACCTACCCGATTTGGTGGAAAGTCGACTCTACAAGATAGAATTATAG
- a CDS encoding Thymidylate synthase, with translation MIQYLELLDKVYREGSDKSDRTGTGTRSLFGHQMRFDLSEGFPCLTTKKLHLKSIIYELLWFLKGDTNIKFLRENGVTIWDEWADENGDLGHVYGYQWRSWGTPKGEHIDQIKQVVESLTKNPDSRRHIVSAWNVADIDNMALPPCHCLFQFYVAGGKLSCQLYQRSADLFLGVPFNVASYALLTMMMAQVVGLEAGEFIHTLGDVHIYSNHFEQVEEQLSRAPRPLPTMKINPGVRSIFDFKYEDFLLENYDPYPAIKAPIAI, from the coding sequence ATGATACAATATTTAGAATTGTTAGATAAAGTCTACCGCGAGGGTTCGGACAAATCAGACCGCACAGGAACCGGTACACGCAGCCTCTTCGGGCATCAGATGCGCTTTGACCTCTCTGAGGGTTTTCCGTGTTTGACCACAAAAAAACTCCACCTCAAGTCAATCATCTATGAGCTGCTTTGGTTCTTGAAGGGGGATACAAATATCAAATTTTTGAGAGAAAACGGCGTTACCATTTGGGACGAATGGGCAGATGAGAATGGTGATTTGGGGCACGTCTACGGCTATCAGTGGCGCAGCTGGGGTACGCCAAAGGGAGAGCATATAGACCAGATAAAACAAGTTGTCGAGTCGCTCACAAAAAATCCCGATTCGCGCCGCCACATTGTCTCGGCGTGGAATGTGGCTGACATTGACAATATGGCGTTGCCGCCGTGTCACTGCCTGTTCCAATTTTACGTTGCGGGCGGAAAACTCTCGTGCCAGCTCTATCAACGCTCGGCAGACCTCTTTTTGGGTGTACCCTTCAATGTAGCATCTTATGCTCTGCTCACGATGATGATGGCGCAGGTGGTAGGATTGGAGGCAGGTGAGTTTATCCACACCCTTGGCGATGTGCATATATATAGCAACCATTTCGAGCAGGTCGAGGAGCAGTTGAGTCGTGCGCCCCGCCCGCTACCGACAATGAAAATCAACCCCGGTGTACGGTCTATTTTTGATTTTAAGTACGAAGATTTTCTCTTGGAAAACTACGACCCTTATCCTGCAATTAAAGCACCAATAGCAATATAA
- a CDS encoding membrane protein: MDKKSLLSQLKDFLADRFNLEADKADQATVTENIANGVKFKGMNLWILMFAIVVASVGLNVNSTAVIIGAMLISPLMGPIMGVGLSIGIYDFELLKKSLKNFGFAVAVSLAVSTAYFSVSPELSEQSELLSRTTPTIWDVLIASFGGLAGIVAQTRRDRTSTVIPGVAIATALMPPLCTAGFGLASGNWSYFFGAFYLFTINAVFIALATFFIVRFLKYQRVEFIDALQAKRVRSSMIIIITATLIPSIIIAFSVVEKAVFENDAKKFIKNVLTFNDSEVVNSVVNYSRKGSSIEVWLIGAPVASDIVNMARNQLKNYGLDQTTLIVRQANSGEDINQGQMQNLLVSNAQLLQDKNSKIAQLESKIALYEQQSVPSADVARELSALWNNMKDFSVSKNFILNSEGETVDSILVCIVTPIKKEELPATEREKIKSWLGVRCAMKSVKLIVE, translated from the coding sequence ATGGATAAGAAATCACTCCTCAGCCAACTCAAGGATTTCCTTGCAGACCGTTTTAACTTGGAAGCCGACAAGGCAGACCAAGCAACCGTTACGGAGAACATAGCCAATGGCGTAAAGTTCAAAGGAATGAACCTATGGATTTTGATGTTTGCTATCGTGGTTGCTTCTGTGGGGTTGAATGTGAACTCTACGGCTGTCATTATCGGTGCAATGTTGATTTCGCCGTTAATGGGTCCGATAATGGGTGTTGGTCTGTCCATTGGGATTTACGACTTCGAGTTGCTCAAAAAATCTTTGAAAAATTTCGGGTTTGCCGTGGCGGTAAGTTTGGCTGTATCGACTGCATATTTTTCGGTAAGTCCCGAGCTCTCAGAGCAGAGCGAACTTTTATCACGCACCACTCCCACGATATGGGATGTGTTGATTGCATCTTTTGGCGGTCTGGCGGGCATCGTAGCACAGACAAGGCGCGACCGTACAAGCACGGTTATCCCGGGCGTGGCTATTGCCACAGCACTGATGCCGCCTTTGTGTACAGCCGGCTTCGGACTTGCTTCGGGCAACTGGAGCTATTTCTTCGGGGCATTCTATCTGTTTACAATCAATGCGGTATTCATCGCCTTGGCGACTTTCTTTATTGTCCGCTTTCTCAAATATCAACGTGTAGAATTTATTGATGCACTACAGGCTAAACGTGTGCGCAGTTCAATGATTATAATTATCACGGCAACGTTGATTCCGAGCATTATTATTGCTTTTAGTGTTGTGGAAAAGGCTGTTTTTGAAAATGATGCCAAGAAATTTATCAAGAATGTGCTCACTTTTAACGATAGTGAGGTTGTCAATAGCGTTGTAAATTATTCGCGCAAGGGCAGCTCCATCGAGGTTTGGTTAATCGGCGCACCCGTGGCTTCCGACATCGTGAATATGGCGCGCAACCAGCTAAAAAATTATGGTTTAGACCAGACAACGCTCATCGTACGCCAAGCCAACTCGGGCGAGGACATTAACCAAGGTCAGATGCAGAACCTACTGGTGAGTAACGCACAGCTTTTGCAGGATAAGAACAGCAAAATTGCACAATTAGAGAGTAAAATAGCTCTATATGAACAACAAAGTGTACCGTCTGCTGACGTTGCGCGCGAGCTCTCCGCTTTGTGGAACAATATGAAAGATTTTTCGGTAAGCAAAAATTTCATACTCAATAGTGAAGGAGAGACAGTGGATAGCATCTTGGTTTGTATTGTCACACCCATCAAAAAAGAAGAGTTGCCGGCTACCGAGCGTGAGAAGATAAAGAGCTGGTTAGGCGTAAGATGCGCAATGAAAAGTGTGAAATTAATTGTAGAGTAG